The window CAATATTATCTTTTAACTGCCTGCCCTTTTCACCAGCTTTATCGATTCCTTGATCTAATTTCTCCTTCCACTTAGGAGCTTCTTCTCGAAATACCTCTCTCCATTTATCACTTTGTTCTTTAAGAAGTCGTTCAAAATCAGGGCCCTCCTCTGCCTGTTGAGTACGAACAGATTCGGTAGTGAATTCTGCCGATTCAATATAGGGCTTAATACTTTCCATAATCGTTTTAAAAATGGGTACCACGGTTTCTGAACTGCTGGAAGCTAAATAATGCTCTCTATCCGTTTGGTCATAACCAAGCCAGACCGCTCCGACGATATTCGGCGTATAGCCAACAAACCATTGATCTTTAGTACCATTGATATCATGATAAGGTAGCTGAGTAGACCCTGTTTTTCCAGCAAGCACAAGCCCTGGTATCTGGGCACCTTTGCCTGTTCCAGACTCAACCACACCAAGCAGCATAGAATTCATCTCGTTAGCAACCCTTTTGGTTGTGACTCTTGTTGTTTCTTTTTTGTACTCTGCAATTTCATTGCCTGTTGGACCAATAATTTTCGTGATAAAATGAGCTTCCTCTCTTTTCCCTTCATGCGCAAATACGCTATATGCCTCAGCAAGCTGTAGCGGCGAAATCCCTTTCCTCATCCCGCCTAGTGCAATTCCAAGGTAATGGTCTTCTTTTTCAAGTGTAATACCGAACTTTTCTAATGAAGCAATTCCTTTTTCTAAGCCAATTTCATTTAACAGCCAAACAGTAGGAACATTCAAGGATTGTTCAACAGCTTCATACATCGGGACTTCACCTTGGAAGGTATGTGAGAAATTCTCCGGTGCATAGTCACCCATTTTCAATGGTTCATCCTTAAGAATTGATGTTGTTTCATACCCTTCTTCAAGTGCTGGCGTATAGACCGCAAGTGGCTTTATTGTCGATCCTGGCTGTGCCTTCATATGTGTAACCCTGTTAAAGCCACGAAAAACATAATCACCTCTGCCTCCAACTAATCCAAGAACTCCGCCTGATTGAGGATTTAGTAGAACAGACCCACTTTGCACAAGTGTGCCTCCCTTTCCAGTCGGAAACACTGAATCACGCTGATAAACATTCTCTAGCATCGACTGTATATTTTGATCCATTTCAGTATAAATACGATAACCCCTAGTCATGATTTCTTCCTGGGTAAGTCCATATTTAGCAATGGCCTCGTCCAATACCGCATCAACATAATAGGGAAATTCCCGTTTTATATAGCTTCCGCCGCCGTCTTCTAAAATAATCCTTTCATTCTTCGCATCAGTGTATTCTTTATCTGTAATCATGCTCAGCTCTTTCATACTATAAAGAACGACATTTCTTCTCTCTATTGCCCTCTCATAATGCCGGTAGGGGTCAAGCGCTGATGGTGATTGCAGGAGACCGGCTAAAAGGGCAGCTTCACTGATGGTTACCGAGCCAATATCCTTATTAAAATATTTTCTTGCTGCCTGGTCGATTCCCCATGAACCACTACCAAAAAACACTTGATTTAAATACATACTCAAAATCTCGTCTTTTGAATAGTTTTTTTCAATTTCCACAGCCAAAAATAATTCCTCAATTTTGCGACGATAGGTTTGTTCAGGGGAAAGGAGAGCATTTTTGGCTAATTGTTGTGTAATGGTACTGCCTCCGCCTGTAATCCTTCCAGCAAAAAGATTATTAAAAAACGCTCTAGTCAAACCCTTTAAATCAAACCCATTATGCTCCATAAAACGGCGGTCCTCAATCGCAATCACCGCATTAGGTACATGTTCTGGCAGGTCCTTCACATCAATTCCTTCCGTCCGGTTCGTATCAACTTTTGTTGCTACATCCCCATCCTTATCATAAATGACCGTGGTTTGTGTTAATCCTTCTCTGAGCGATTGGACATTTGCCTGTGAGGCTGTAAAAGCAAAAAAGAGAATAGTCAATAATACAACCGTAAGACTGCTTAAGATTAAAATCTGGGTCAAATGCTTCCTTTTCCAGAAAGCACTAATGAGTGCTATCGTTCGCTTGAAAAACTTAATGATTGGAGGACTTAATCGCGACCAGACTTTTTTCATTATATTCCATACTGGTTGAAACCTTTCCATTTCTTCCCCTCGAATCTATAAGAAGAGTTTATTCTTTTATTTACTTATATTAGCGTAAATTAATAATAATTGAAAAGTATATCTTTAGCATCAGTTGACTCTCTCGCCTACCTTCTCATACATCCCTTTTAGGTTAGAGAAAACCTATTCACAAAAAACTAAAACGGAAATAAATGTTTGCATTTGAGAATACGGTTGTGTAATAAATTTTATTATTAAAAATTTTCTGTTTTTTTATGATAAAACGGTTTTCAATTC of the Bacillus tuaregi genome contains:
- a CDS encoding transglycosylase domain-containing protein, which translates into the protein MERFQPVWNIMKKVWSRLSPPIIKFFKRTIALISAFWKRKHLTQILILSSLTVVLLTILFFAFTASQANVQSLREGLTQTTVIYDKDGDVATKVDTNRTEGIDVKDLPEHVPNAVIAIEDRRFMEHNGFDLKGLTRAFFNNLFAGRITGGGSTITQQLAKNALLSPEQTYRRKIEELFLAVEIEKNYSKDEILSMYLNQVFFGSGSWGIDQAARKYFNKDIGSVTISEAALLAGLLQSPSALDPYRHYERAIERRNVVLYSMKELSMITDKEYTDAKNERIILEDGGGSYIKREFPYYVDAVLDEAIAKYGLTQEEIMTRGYRIYTEMDQNIQSMLENVYQRDSVFPTGKGGTLVQSGSVLLNPQSGGVLGLVGGRGDYVFRGFNRVTHMKAQPGSTIKPLAVYTPALEEGYETTSILKDEPLKMGDYAPENFSHTFQGEVPMYEAVEQSLNVPTVWLLNEIGLEKGIASLEKFGITLEKEDHYLGIALGGMRKGISPLQLAEAYSVFAHEGKREEAHFITKIIGPTGNEIAEYKKETTRVTTKRVANEMNSMLLGVVESGTGKGAQIPGLVLAGKTGSTQLPYHDINGTKDQWFVGYTPNIVGAVWLGYDQTDREHYLASSSSETVVPIFKTIMESIKPYIESAEFTTESVRTQQAEEGPDFERLLKEQSDKWREVFREEAPKWKEKLDQGIDKAGEKGRQLKDNIENFINP